A window of the Euzebya pacifica genome harbors these coding sequences:
- a CDS encoding NAD(P)-binding domain-containing protein, translated as MDVDVVVIGAGQAGLSAGYFLAHRGFRPHTDFVVLDGNDGPGGAWRHRWPSLTLGGAHGIHPLPGLDLDSAPTDSTRPSSEVVSEYFARYEDTFDLPIIRPAAVHTVNEAGDGRLLVDTDKGTWRTRGLINATGTWTRPFWPRYPGMADFAGRQLHTADFRSAQDFAGQHVVVVGGGHSAVQHLLEIAEVTSTTWVTRRPPAWRSGPFDQQAGRDAVQRIADRVAVGARPESVVSVTGLALTPAVEAARASGVLQRQPVFDRLTADGVAWDDGREVKADVILWATGFRHALDHLAPLHLRNDRGGITMDGTQVAGDPRIHLLGYGPSASTIGATRAARVAVRDLRQRLGHRQPA; from the coding sequence ATGGACGTCGACGTCGTGGTGATCGGCGCTGGGCAGGCTGGCTTGTCGGCCGGATACTTCCTGGCCCACCGTGGGTTCAGGCCGCACACCGACTTCGTGGTCCTCGACGGCAACGACGGGCCCGGTGGCGCGTGGCGGCACCGCTGGCCGTCGCTGACCCTCGGTGGCGCCCACGGCATCCACCCGCTGCCCGGCCTCGACCTCGACTCCGCGCCGACGGACTCGACCAGGCCTTCCAGCGAGGTCGTGTCCGAGTACTTCGCAAGGTACGAGGACACCTTCGACCTCCCCATCATCCGCCCGGCAGCAGTGCACACAGTCAACGAGGCCGGCGACGGGCGCCTGCTGGTGGACACCGACAAGGGGACGTGGCGAACCCGGGGGCTGATCAACGCCACCGGCACCTGGACCCGTCCGTTCTGGCCGAGGTACCCGGGGATGGCGGACTTCGCCGGCCGGCAGCTCCACACCGCCGACTTCCGGTCCGCGCAGGACTTCGCCGGCCAGCACGTGGTCGTCGTCGGCGGTGGCCACTCGGCGGTGCAGCACCTGCTGGAGATCGCCGAGGTCACCTCCACCACGTGGGTGACCCGGCGGCCACCGGCCTGGCGGTCGGGTCCGTTCGACCAGCAGGCCGGCCGCGACGCGGTCCAGCGGATCGCCGACCGGGTCGCCGTCGGTGCCCGTCCCGAGTCCGTCGTCAGCGTCACCGGCCTGGCCCTGACCCCAGCGGTGGAGGCGGCCCGGGCAAGCGGCGTCCTCCAGCGGCAGCCGGTGTTCGACCGGCTCACCGCCGACGGGGTGGCATGGGACGACGGCCGGGAGGTGAAGGCCGACGTGATCCTCTGGGCGACCGGTTTCCGCCATGCGCTGGACCACCTCGCCCCGCTGCACCTCCGCAACGACCGCGGCGGCATCACGATGGACGGTACGCAGGTGGCTGGGGATCCGCGGATCCACCTCCTCGGCTACGGCCCATCGGCCAGCACCATCGGCGCCACTCGTGCGGCTCGAGTCGCCGTCCGGGACCTCCGCCAGCGGTTGGGCCACCGCCAGCCCGCCTGA
- a CDS encoding nucleotidyltransferase domain-containing protein, with the protein MHDPEEGLDADGLVVTGARADRIPAAYRPLVEACVDRLMGDPSLRVSSLYLYGSVATGRAVPGRSDLDLIVVHEGAPTPSLTDVVRPLADDRLVREIGVSTMSREVVVADDERGRIERCFLTAYAVHLAGEAVPPTRCRGDRALVRGFAGDLLERLPRLAAGRLDGADPTVVARRLLMTTAMHLTVERGEWSTDRARAVELLRLESTESAPSVVKAAATLFDCVDSRGRRFGATPSQTALVELAGWLAESWREAEGATGSSPLCAYGG; encoded by the coding sequence GTGCACGATCCAGAGGAGGGACTCGACGCCGACGGCCTGGTGGTCACCGGTGCTCGAGCGGACCGCATCCCCGCCGCGTACCGCCCGCTTGTCGAGGCATGTGTCGACCGGCTGATGGGCGATCCGTCTCTGAGGGTGTCGTCGCTGTACCTGTACGGGTCCGTGGCAACCGGCCGCGCGGTGCCCGGCCGCTCCGACCTCGACCTGATCGTCGTACACGAGGGTGCGCCGACCCCGAGCTTGACCGACGTCGTGCGACCCCTGGCCGATGACCGGTTGGTCCGCGAGATCGGCGTGTCCACGATGTCGCGGGAGGTGGTGGTGGCCGATGACGAACGCGGTCGAATCGAGCGGTGCTTCCTGACGGCCTACGCGGTCCACCTGGCAGGCGAGGCGGTGCCGCCGACTAGGTGCCGGGGCGACCGTGCGCTCGTCCGCGGGTTCGCCGGTGACCTCCTCGAGCGGCTGCCACGGCTGGCCGCCGGTCGACTCGATGGCGCCGATCCAACCGTCGTGGCTCGCCGTCTGCTGATGACGACCGCCATGCACCTGACGGTCGAGCGAGGGGAGTGGTCGACTGACCGTGCGCGAGCGGTCGAGCTCCTGCGCCTCGAATCGACCGAGTCGGCGCCCTCCGTCGTCAAGGCGGCCGCCACGCTGTTCGACTGCGTGGACTCCCGAGGGAGGAGGTTCGGTGCGACGCCCTCGCAGACCGCCTTGGTGGAACTGGCCGGGTGGCTGGCGGAGTCCTGGCGGGAAGCAGAGGGTGCGACCGGTTCCTCACCCCTTTGTGCCTACGGGGGGTGA
- a CDS encoding IS3 family transposase (programmed frameshift) has product MSNADASSPVRTATSPPVALVPRGKLVAPRGPNGQRRPRRGFTADYKLAILAEYDRCSEHGEKGALMRREGLYSSLITDWRRQHREGSLVATPGRSEGGRGGPSRSELERLRQENERLRTKLAKAQAVIEVQGKVHAPLGRDLQERGARDRVTAIQDDAIAELAPLIGTARACRAVGRSRASWYRTHHPRPKPPPRPRQRPARALTDAERAEVIGLLTSQRFCDLPPAQVWARLLDEDSDYLCSISTMYRLLREQRMVRERRRQASHPAHVKPELVATAPNQVWSWDITKLRGPWKWTWYQLYVVIDVYSRYAVGWTVATRESAALARDLLDACTKAEHIGRDQLTIHADRGTSMTSRTVAQLLADLGVTRSHSRPHVSNDNPYSEAQFKTLKYAPTFPGRFTDLGHARRFTDDFLTYYNTIHRHSGIGLHTPADVHTGRHHHIRKARQRVLDDAYAQHPERFRSRPHAPTIPATSWINPPTPETNSDLSHPA; this is encoded by the exons ATGAGCAATGCTGATGCGTCCAGTCCGGTTCGTACCGCCACCAGTCCGCCGGTGGCGTTGGTGCCCCGGGGCAAGCTTGTCGCTCCTCGCGGCCCCAACGGGCAGCGTCGACCGCGTCGCGGGTTCACCGCGGACTACAAGTTGGCGATACTGGCGGAGTACGACCGCTGTTCCGAGCATGGTGAGAAGGGCGCCCTGATGCGCCGCGAGGGCCTGTACTCCTCGTTGATCACCGACTGGCGGCGCCAACACCGGGAAGGATCGCTCGTGGCCACACCAGGACGATCCGAGGGCGGCCGGGGCGGCCCGTCCCGCTCGGAGCTGGAACGGCTCCGCCAGGAGAACGAGCGGCTGCGGACCAAGCTGGCCAAGGCCCAGGCCGTGATCGAGGTCCAGGGAAAAGTTCACGCGC CTCTTGGAAGAGATCTCCAGGAGCGCGGAGCCCGGGACCGAGTGACCGCCATCCAGGACGACGCCATCGCCGAGCTCGCCCCGCTGATCGGCACCGCCCGGGCCTGCCGGGCCGTGGGCCGCTCACGCGCGTCGTGGTACCGCACCCACCACCCCCGACCCAAACCGCCACCCCGACCACGGCAACGGCCGGCACGCGCGCTCACCGACGCCGAACGGGCCGAGGTGATCGGGCTGCTGACCTCCCAGCGGTTCTGTGACCTGCCGCCCGCCCAGGTGTGGGCGCGGCTGCTGGACGAGGACAGCGACTACCTCTGCTCGATCTCCACCATGTACCGGCTGCTCCGCGAGCAACGGATGGTTCGTGAGCGTCGCCGGCAGGCCAGCCATCCCGCCCACGTCAAGCCCGAGCTGGTAGCCACCGCCCCCAACCAGGTGTGGTCCTGGGACATCACCAAGCTGCGTGGCCCGTGGAAGTGGACCTGGTATCAGCTCTACGTCGTCATCGATGTCTACTCCCGCTACGCCGTCGGCTGGACCGTGGCCACCCGCGAATCGGCCGCGCTGGCCCGCGACCTGCTCGACGCCTGCACCAAAGCCGAGCACATCGGCCGCGACCAGCTGACCATCCACGCCGACCGCGGCACCTCCATGACCAGCCGGACCGTCGCCCAGCTCCTGGCCGACCTCGGCGTCACCCGCTCCCACAGCCGACCCCACGTCTCCAACGACAACCCCTACTCCGAAGCCCAGTTCAAGACCCTCAAGTACGCCCCCACCTTCCCCGGCCGTTTCACCGACCTCGGCCACGCCCGCCGGTTCACCGACGACTTCCTCACCTACTACAACACCATCCACCGGCACTCCGGCATCGGCCTGCACACCCCCGCCGACGTCCACACCGGACGCCACCACCACATCCGAAAGGCCCGGCAACGCGTCCTCGACGACGCCTACGCCCAACACCCCGAACGCTTCCGCTCCCGACCCCACGCACCCACCATCCCAGCAACCAGCTGGATCAACCCACCCACACCAGAAACCAACTCAGACCTGTCTCACCCGGCCTGA
- a CDS encoding winged helix-turn-helix transcriptional regulator has protein sequence MTPPASSIHLDVPQGRSGCPINMTMELLGDRWSFIVLRDVMFGGRTGFRELVNHSLEGIATNVLASRLAKLTDAGLLTREPRPGHRQKVDYFLTEAAIQLVPLIVELGDWGSRWLPTTPELAVRARLLADGGPEVRDRFMDELRSIHLRREPRPDDGVLAELDAAYRAAS, from the coding sequence ATGACGCCACCAGCCAGCTCGATCCACCTCGATGTCCCACAGGGAAGGTCGGGCTGCCCGATCAACATGACGATGGAGCTGCTCGGAGATCGGTGGAGCTTCATCGTGCTGCGTGACGTGATGTTCGGAGGCCGGACTGGATTCCGCGAGCTCGTCAACCACTCCCTCGAGGGGATCGCCACCAACGTCCTCGCCTCACGGCTGGCCAAGCTCACCGACGCCGGGTTGCTCACTCGTGAACCCCGTCCCGGGCATCGACAGAAGGTCGACTACTTCCTCACCGAGGCAGCGATCCAGCTGGTGCCCCTGATCGTCGAGCTCGGCGACTGGGGTTCGCGCTGGCTCCCGACCACCCCAGAGCTCGCGGTGCGAGCCCGTCTGCTCGCCGACGGCGGCCCGGAGGTGCGGGACCGGTTCATGGACGAGCTCCGGTCGATCCACCTCCGCCGCGAGCCCAGGCCCGATGACGGGGTCCTCGCCGAGCTCGACGCGGCCTACCGCGCGGCGTCCTGA
- a CDS encoding dihydrofolate reductase family protein has translation MQQRVRVQNFTVSADGYATGEGQSLERPFGHADPAELMRWGLATKSWPGRTDAGGSRGLDDYFIRDFSHGIGAEIMGRNKFGPQRGPWPDHGWLGWWGDTPPFHTPVFVLTHHERPSFALADTTFHFLEASPADAVGRAAAAANGLDVRVGGGPTTIRSFVDADVVDEMHIVVAPITLGAGVRFWDDPSEFDDRFHHESVPSASGVTHHILWRRDS, from the coding sequence ATGCAGCAGCGAGTCAGGGTGCAGAACTTCACCGTGTCGGCTGATGGGTACGCGACCGGTGAGGGCCAGTCGCTCGAGCGGCCGTTCGGACACGCCGACCCCGCTGAGCTGATGCGGTGGGGCCTGGCGACGAAGAGCTGGCCGGGACGAACCGATGCTGGCGGGTCTCGCGGCCTCGACGACTACTTCATCCGCGACTTCAGCCACGGGATCGGCGCGGAGATCATGGGACGCAACAAGTTCGGCCCCCAACGCGGCCCGTGGCCCGATCACGGATGGCTCGGGTGGTGGGGCGACACGCCACCGTTCCACACCCCGGTGTTCGTGCTCACCCACCACGAGCGTCCGTCCTTCGCGCTCGCCGACACCACGTTCCACTTCCTCGAGGCCAGCCCAGCCGACGCCGTCGGACGCGCTGCTGCGGCAGCGAACGGACTCGACGTCAGGGTCGGCGGCGGCCCCACGACGATCCGCTCGTTCGTCGACGCCGACGTGGTCGACGAGATGCACATCGTCGTCGCCCCCATCACCCTCGGCGCCGGCGTCCGCTTCTGGGACGACCCCTCGGAGTTCGACGACCGCTTCCACCACGAGTCCGTGCCGAGCGCGAGCGGCGTCACCCACCACATCCTGTGGCGGCGCGACAGCTGA
- the dapB gene encoding 4-hydroxy-tetrahydrodipicolinate reductase: MTMRVAVAGATGWTGRAVAEAVLAADDLDLVAATSRTAAGQDLGDVWSVGSNGVPVHATVEESLRVGVDVLVDYTSHEVVGNHVRAAVGAGVGVVVGSSGLTAEAFTEIDEAARAAGVGVIAAGNFSITAAMMQAAALLAAAHLPQREVIDYASATKADAPSGTARELAERLDAVRPTELARPIAETGGMAEARGASVSGTQVHSLRLPSFSVSTEVVFALPDERLTIRHDAGSSAAPYVAGTLLAVRRVGDVVGLIRGLDTLLLG; the protein is encoded by the coding sequence ATGACTATGCGCGTTGCCGTGGCCGGAGCGACCGGGTGGACGGGGCGGGCGGTGGCCGAGGCCGTCCTCGCCGCCGACGACCTCGACCTCGTGGCCGCAACGAGCCGCACGGCGGCCGGGCAGGACCTCGGTGACGTCTGGAGCGTCGGCTCCAACGGCGTGCCGGTTCACGCCACCGTGGAGGAGTCGTTGCGGGTCGGGGTGGACGTGCTGGTCGACTACACGTCCCACGAGGTCGTGGGCAACCACGTCCGTGCAGCGGTCGGTGCGGGCGTCGGTGTCGTGGTCGGTTCGTCGGGGTTGACCGCGGAGGCGTTCACCGAGATCGATGAGGCCGCCCGGGCTGCCGGGGTCGGTGTGATCGCGGCCGGGAACTTCTCCATCACCGCGGCGATGATGCAGGCTGCGGCGTTGCTGGCTGCCGCGCACCTGCCGCAGCGCGAGGTGATCGACTACGCGTCGGCGACGAAGGCCGACGCCCCGAGCGGGACGGCCCGCGAGCTGGCCGAACGCCTGGACGCGGTGCGACCGACGGAGCTCGCGCGACCGATCGCCGAGACCGGGGGCATGGCCGAGGCCCGCGGTGCGTCGGTGTCGGGGACCCAGGTGCACTCGTTGCGGCTGCCCAGCTTCAGCGTGTCGACGGAGGTCGTGTTCGCCCTGCCCGACGAGCGCCTGACCATCAGGCACGACGCCGGGTCGTCGGCAGCCCCGTACGTGGCAGGCACCCTGCTGGCGGTTCGCCGCGTCGGCGACGTCGTCGGGCTGATCCGCGGCCTGGACACGCTGCTCCTCGGCTGA
- a CDS encoding SRPBCC domain-containing protein: MPAPMSATNLTRQFDGGEAQPNDPGATIDWAELVDRLHAGGTFWLTTMDVDGQPHTRPVFAVVVDQAIHVSSSSTAVKTRHLAGHGSTSIALGTEGLDIVWTGTPRRVVDADRLAAVVDAYRAAYGWDVAVDGDARALTAPYGAPTAGPPPYEVFRIEPRTVHAVATDESLAGRSTRWDFDPPGPSARVDRESRIIDASARQVFDALVDPTALAQWLPPEGMSGRFEHADIRPGGSYRLVLLPDDPVGSGKAGDGTDVVEARIVDIVRDRRIVHAVDFESDDPAFHGTMTMTWTLAPVGGGTRVEVIATNVPAGVSPEDHSAGLSSSLANLADWLAEPTPRH, translated from the coding sequence ATGCCCGCACCGATGTCAGCGACGAACCTCACACGACAGTTCGACGGCGGGGAGGCGCAACCGAACGATCCGGGAGCGACGATCGACTGGGCCGAACTCGTCGATCGGCTGCACGCTGGCGGAACGTTCTGGCTGACGACGATGGATGTCGATGGACAGCCGCACACACGTCCGGTGTTCGCTGTCGTCGTCGACCAAGCGATCCACGTGTCGTCGTCCTCGACCGCGGTCAAGACGCGTCACCTGGCCGGTCACGGTTCCACCTCTATCGCGCTGGGGACGGAGGGACTCGACATCGTGTGGACCGGCACGCCACGGCGGGTCGTCGACGCCGATCGGCTCGCGGCCGTCGTCGACGCGTACCGAGCCGCATACGGGTGGGACGTTGCCGTTGACGGCGACGCCCGCGCGCTGACTGCCCCGTACGGCGCACCCACCGCCGGCCCGCCGCCCTACGAGGTCTTCCGCATCGAACCGCGCACCGTGCACGCCGTCGCCACCGATGAGTCGCTCGCCGGCCGCTCGACCCGCTGGGACTTCGACCCGCCCGGTCCCTCCGCACGGGTCGACCGCGAGTCGCGCATCATCGACGCCTCGGCCCGCCAGGTCTTCGACGCACTCGTCGATCCGACCGCCCTCGCGCAATGGCTGCCGCCGGAGGGGATGAGCGGCCGCTTCGAACACGCCGACATCCGGCCGGGCGGCAGCTACCGCCTCGTGCTCCTGCCCGACGACCCAGTCGGCTCGGGCAAGGCCGGTGACGGCACCGACGTCGTGGAGGCGCGCATCGTCGACATCGTCCGTGACCGGCGGATCGTGCATGCGGTCGACTTCGAGTCCGACGATCCGGCCTTCCACGGCACGATGACGATGACCTGGACGCTCGCGCCCGTGGGTGGAGGGACTCGCGTCGAGGTCATCGCGACGAACGTCCCGGCGGGAGTCTCTCCCGAGGACCATTCCGCCGGGCTCTCCTCATCGCTGGCGAACCTCGCCGACTGGCTCGCGGAACCAACGCCGCGACACTGA
- a CDS encoding HNH endonuclease signature motif containing protein, translated as MTDQVLEVGVEGVVGLPEGVFPDDVHTPGPHPAGPDAIPAGRSGVSAVERLVGLLAETDRIIAETIGLIRHHRHHARGRTATGGLRLDGFLALAAGRTGTDIRRLMRTERTLTRMPAVDAAFAEGQLSWSQTQGIVAATRDLTAAQTTELDDDLAGPLATMPTGADPDAIVATARDWATNILHDTNAERYDPADRAFFRIQPDLLGGAHFSGYDRLESVLTIREAAEAAADRPTIPEAVRADADGQAVPAELQPTTTRQAQLAEGLRRAAATYLAGTSPDATVPRPARPSVSVVIDTTAPHGPIGRLLARWHGGPIPLTRLTTQRILCDPALSTVVVDDTRPGAISDHTGPITSRHYRTLRAVDRGCRMPGCSAPAQHTDAHHLVPRELGGPTCTDNLALFCRSCHTTIHDHDIHAVMDRHTRAVTITLTDGRTFTSTPT; from the coding sequence ATGACGGATCAGGTGTTGGAGGTGGGTGTGGAGGGGGTGGTCGGGTTGCCCGAGGGGGTGTTTCCCGACGACGTCCACACGCCCGGGCCGCACCCGGCCGGTCCCGACGCCATCCCTGCTGGTCGGTCCGGCGTGTCGGCGGTGGAGCGGCTGGTCGGGCTGCTGGCGGAGACCGACCGGATCATCGCGGAGACCATCGGGCTGATCCGTCACCACCGCCACCACGCCCGCGGCCGGACCGCGACCGGCGGCCTGCGACTGGACGGCTTCCTGGCCCTGGCGGCCGGGCGGACCGGTACCGACATCCGCCGGCTGATGCGGACCGAACGGACCCTCACCCGCATGCCCGCCGTCGACGCGGCGTTCGCCGAGGGGCAGCTGTCGTGGTCACAGACCCAGGGGATCGTCGCGGCCACCCGTGACCTGACCGCCGCACAGACCACCGAGCTCGACGACGACCTCGCCGGACCGCTGGCCACCATGCCAACAGGCGCCGACCCCGATGCCATCGTGGCCACCGCCCGCGACTGGGCCACCAACATCCTCCACGACACCAACGCCGAGCGGTACGACCCGGCCGACCGGGCGTTCTTCCGCATCCAGCCCGACCTGCTCGGCGGTGCCCACTTCTCCGGCTACGACCGCCTCGAGTCAGTCCTCACCATCCGCGAGGCCGCCGAGGCTGCCGCCGACCGGCCCACGATCCCCGAGGCGGTCCGGGCCGATGCCGACGGCCAGGCCGTCCCCGCCGAGCTGCAGCCCACCACCACCCGGCAGGCCCAGCTCGCCGAAGGCCTCCGTCGCGCCGCCGCCACCTACCTCGCCGGCACCAGCCCCGACGCAACCGTGCCGCGTCCGGCCCGACCCAGCGTGTCGGTCGTCATCGACACCACCGCACCCCACGGCCCCATCGGCCGGCTGCTCGCCCGCTGGCACGGCGGCCCCATCCCCCTCACCCGGCTGACCACCCAACGGATCCTGTGCGACCCGGCCCTGTCGACCGTGGTCGTCGACGACACCAGACCCGGGGCCATCAGCGACCACACCGGCCCCATCACCAGCCGCCACTACCGCACCCTTCGCGCCGTCGACCGCGGCTGCCGCATGCCCGGCTGCAGCGCCCCTGCCCAGCACACCGACGCCCACCACCTCGTGCCCCGCGAACTGGGCGGGCCAACGTGCACCGACAACCTGGCCCTGTTCTGCAGGTCCTGCCACACCACCATCCACGACCACGACATCCACGCAGTCATGGACCGACATACCAGGGCCGTCACCATCACCCTCACCGACGGCCGCACCTTCACCTCCACACCCACCTGA